A window of Amycolatopsis australiensis contains these coding sequences:
- a CDS encoding ESX secretion-associated protein EspG, with translation MPNAELLTPVEVDFLWESAGLGELPYPLRIRSHGATVDEREMLRRRTLEGLAARGLADGRGRPEPHVEDCFGVLAQPELSLDAVQLIAPEAEPLLAIAGVLGGLGLLAVQDTRGLHLQPCPPDGLASAIVSLLPGAPRGSEKSITVPLEQLTGGDFLARRGGGDERASADEDRKALARLQAQPRLRGGQIAANARSRMGGRTRTPVLSWFDTESGRYFTQATRGRDGRDWVTIAPADAATLRHRLGEMLAGAAQTSTV, from the coding sequence ATGCCGAACGCCGAGCTGCTCACCCCGGTCGAGGTGGACTTCCTGTGGGAGTCCGCCGGGCTGGGCGAGCTGCCGTACCCGCTGCGCATCCGCTCGCACGGCGCGACCGTGGACGAGCGGGAGATGCTGCGCAGGCGCACGCTGGAGGGCCTGGCCGCGCGCGGGCTGGCCGACGGCCGCGGCCGTCCGGAACCGCACGTCGAGGACTGCTTCGGCGTGCTGGCGCAGCCCGAGCTGAGCCTGGACGCGGTCCAGCTCATCGCCCCGGAAGCCGAGCCGCTGCTGGCGATCGCCGGCGTGCTGGGCGGGCTGGGGCTGCTGGCCGTGCAGGACACCCGTGGCCTGCACCTGCAGCCGTGCCCGCCGGACGGGCTGGCGAGCGCGATCGTCTCGCTGCTGCCCGGTGCGCCGCGCGGGTCCGAGAAGTCGATCACGGTCCCGCTGGAGCAGCTGACCGGCGGCGATTTCCTGGCCCGCCGCGGCGGCGGGGACGAACGCGCGTCGGCGGACGAGGACCGCAAGGCGCTGGCCCGCCTGCAGGCCCAGCCGCGGCTGCGCGGCGGCCAGATCGCGGCCAACGCACGTTCCCGGATGGGCGGCCGGACGCGTACACCCGTGCTGAGCTGGTTCGACACCGAGTCGGGCCGGTACTTCACACAGGCCACCCGCGGCCGTGACGGCCGTGACTGGGTCACGATCGCTCCCGCCGACGCGGCGACCCTGCGGCACCGGCTCGGGGAGATGCTCGCGGGAGCGGCGCAGACCAGCACGGTCTGA
- a CDS encoding ESX secretion-associated protein EspG, which produces MMQEFFSPLAFDFLWESAQAGELPYPLLVRSHGATEDERVSLRHRVDVELKARGIREPRGRLAPPIEDALQLLAFAPLTIDALHIPQFEAPTVGVLAAADDTKGVMAVQDADGIWLRDVPPDGLVSAVIGVLPAGPRGTEASVTLPLDDALRTPPIRVPVSLPSHQGEEDDTRRGKSRRTPLSERITTDPREAYGRIAGQPRQRGGQLAANSRSQVGAKQRSRVLAWFDTATGRYLSVSRAGTDGREWVTVAPADAATLRTRLGEMVSSVSDGTR; this is translated from the coding sequence GTGATGCAAGAGTTCTTCTCGCCGTTGGCGTTCGACTTCCTCTGGGAGTCGGCGCAGGCAGGCGAGCTGCCGTACCCGCTGCTGGTCCGGTCGCACGGCGCGACCGAGGACGAGCGCGTCTCGCTGCGCCACCGCGTCGACGTCGAGCTGAAGGCCCGAGGGATCCGCGAGCCACGCGGCAGGCTCGCACCGCCGATCGAGGACGCGCTGCAGCTGCTGGCCTTCGCCCCGCTGACCATCGACGCGCTGCACATCCCGCAGTTCGAGGCGCCGACGGTCGGCGTGCTCGCGGCGGCCGACGACACCAAGGGCGTCATGGCGGTCCAGGACGCCGACGGCATCTGGCTGCGCGATGTCCCGCCGGACGGCCTGGTCTCCGCCGTCATCGGCGTGCTGCCCGCCGGGCCACGCGGGACCGAGGCATCGGTCACACTCCCGCTGGACGACGCGCTGCGCACGCCGCCGATCCGGGTGCCCGTCTCGCTGCCGTCGCACCAGGGTGAGGAAGACGACACGCGTCGCGGGAAGAGCCGCCGCACGCCGCTGAGCGAGCGCATCACCACCGACCCGCGCGAGGCGTACGGCCGCATCGCGGGCCAGCCGCGGCAGCGCGGCGGTCAGCTGGCGGCGAACAGCCGTTCGCAGGTCGGAGCCAAGCAACGGTCCCGCGTGCTGGCCTGGTTCGACACCGCGACCGGCCGCTACCTGAGCGTCTCCCGCGCGGGTACGGACGGCCGCGAGTGGGTCACGGTGGCCCCCGCCGACGCGGCGACGCTGCGGACCAGGCTGGGCGAGATGGTGAGCAGTGTGTCCGACGGCACGCGTTAG
- the ftsH gene encoding ATP-dependent zinc metalloprotease FtsH, translated as MNRKSVLRNPLLWIVAGLLALFAYNTIFDSDRGYTQAPISVANSQISSNNVKEANLEDKEQQLKLLLAKPIDVDGQQVTQIISQYPADATRPIYDSLIAAKTDGQPIKFTTKVTQQGVLTQILIFAIPLALVLGLLMWMMNNAQGGGNRVLNFGKSKAKQLNKDMPKTTFGDVAGADEAVEELYEIKDFLQNPARYQALGAKIPKGVLLYGPPGTGKTLLARAVAGEAGVPFYTISGSDFVEMFVGVGASRVRDLFEQAKQNAPCIIFVDEIDAVGRQRGAGLGGGHDEREQTLNQLLVEMDGFDARGGIILIAATNRPDILDPALLRPGRFDRQIPVSAPDLRGRKAILEVHAKGKPIAQGTDLTSLAKRTVGMSGADLANVLNEAALLTARQNGHVITDAALEESVDRVVGGPARKSRIISEKEKKITAYHEGGHALAAWAMPDIEPVYKLTILPRGRTGGHALLVPEDDKDLMTRSEMIGRLVFAMGGRTAEELVFHEPTTGASSDIEQATKIARAMVMEYGMSARLGAVKYGQEQGDPFLGRSAGRQADYSLEVAHEIDEEVRKLIETAHTEAWHVLNTYRDVLDELVIELLEKETLQRKDLERIFATVEKRPHITVFNEFGERTPSDKPPIKTPGELAMERGEPWPPPEKEKKPVLKPEPTPVGTAPGAGDLPGGPPYPAPTPADPNANPYAPPQPGAYPNGGRPYGGPNGGPNGTSHWPQTYGGQQPGSYPPGQAGPPNYGAPPGWTPATSPGGQPGQSWRPGGEERPREHGWFADQAGNQQSEGERRDVDGPEKSQ; from the coding sequence ATGAACCGGAAGAGCGTGCTCAGGAACCCACTGCTGTGGATCGTCGCGGGGTTGCTGGCGTTGTTCGCGTACAACACGATCTTCGACAGTGATCGTGGGTACACCCAGGCACCCATCTCGGTGGCGAACTCCCAGATCTCCTCGAACAACGTCAAGGAAGCCAACCTCGAGGACAAGGAACAGCAGCTCAAGCTGCTGCTGGCGAAACCGATCGACGTCGACGGCCAGCAGGTCACCCAGATCATTTCGCAGTATCCGGCGGACGCCACCCGCCCGATCTACGACTCGCTGATCGCGGCGAAGACCGACGGCCAGCCGATCAAGTTCACCACCAAGGTGACCCAGCAGGGCGTGCTGACCCAGATCCTCATCTTCGCCATCCCGCTGGCCCTGGTCCTGGGCCTGCTGATGTGGATGATGAACAACGCCCAGGGCGGCGGCAACCGCGTCCTCAACTTCGGCAAGTCCAAGGCCAAGCAGCTGAACAAGGACATGCCCAAGACAACGTTCGGTGACGTCGCGGGCGCCGACGAGGCCGTCGAAGAGCTGTACGAGATCAAGGACTTCCTGCAGAACCCGGCCCGCTACCAGGCGCTGGGTGCGAAGATCCCGAAGGGCGTGCTGCTCTACGGGCCGCCGGGTACCGGTAAGACGCTGCTCGCGCGAGCCGTCGCCGGTGAGGCGGGCGTGCCGTTCTACACGATCTCCGGCTCGGACTTCGTCGAGATGTTCGTCGGTGTCGGCGCCTCCCGCGTCCGTGACCTGTTCGAGCAGGCCAAGCAGAACGCGCCGTGCATCATCTTCGTCGACGAGATCGACGCGGTCGGCCGCCAGCGCGGCGCCGGCCTCGGCGGCGGACACGACGAGCGCGAGCAGACCCTGAACCAGCTGCTCGTCGAGATGGACGGCTTCGACGCCCGCGGCGGCATCATCCTGATCGCGGCCACCAACCGGCCCGACATCCTCGACCCGGCGCTGCTGCGTCCCGGCCGGTTCGACCGGCAGATCCCGGTGTCCGCGCCCGACCTGCGCGGTCGCAAGGCGATCCTCGAGGTGCACGCCAAGGGCAAGCCGATCGCGCAGGGCACCGACTTGACCAGCCTGGCCAAGCGGACCGTCGGCATGTCCGGCGCGGACCTGGCGAACGTGCTGAACGAGGCCGCGCTGCTCACCGCCCGTCAGAACGGGCACGTGATCACCGACGCGGCGCTGGAGGAGTCGGTCGACCGCGTCGTCGGCGGTCCCGCGCGCAAGAGCCGGATCATCTCCGAGAAGGAGAAGAAGATCACGGCCTACCACGAGGGCGGGCACGCGCTCGCCGCGTGGGCGATGCCGGACATCGAGCCGGTCTACAAGCTGACCATCCTGCCGCGCGGTCGCACGGGCGGGCACGCGCTGCTCGTCCCCGAGGACGACAAGGACCTGATGACCCGGTCGGAGATGATCGGCCGGCTGGTCTTCGCGATGGGTGGCCGCACGGCGGAGGAGCTGGTCTTCCACGAGCCGACCACGGGCGCGTCGTCCGACATCGAGCAGGCGACGAAGATCGCCCGCGCGATGGTGATGGAGTACGGCATGAGCGCCCGCCTCGGCGCGGTGAAGTACGGCCAGGAGCAGGGCGACCCGTTCCTCGGCCGGTCGGCCGGGCGGCAGGCGGACTACTCGCTCGAGGTGGCGCACGAGATCGACGAGGAGGTGCGCAAGCTCATCGAGACGGCGCACACCGAGGCGTGGCACGTGCTGAACACCTACCGCGACGTCCTCGACGAGCTGGTCATCGAGCTCCTGGAGAAGGAGACGCTGCAGCGCAAGGACCTCGAGCGGATCTTCGCGACCGTCGAGAAGCGCCCGCACATCACCGTCTTCAACGAGTTCGGCGAGCGGACGCCGTCCGACAAGCCGCCGATCAAGACCCCGGGCGAGCTGGCGATGGAGCGCGGCGAGCCGTGGCCGCCGCCGGAGAAGGAGAAGAAGCCGGTCCTGAAGCCGGAGCCGACCCCGGTCGGCACGGCACCGGGCGCGGGCGACCTGCCCGGCGGCCCGCCGTACCCGGCCCCGACCCCGGCCGACCCGAACGCCAACCCGTACGCCCCACCGCAGCCGGGCGCCTACCCGAACGGCGGCCGTCCGTACGGCGGCCCGAACGGCGGCCCCAACGGCACGTCGCACTGGCCGCAGACGTACGGCGGCCAGCAGCCCGGCAGCTATCCGCCGGGCCAGGCCGGCCCGCCGAACTACGGTGCCCCCCCGGGCTGGACGCCCGCGACCTCGCCGGGCGGTCAGCCGGGCCAGTCGTGGCGGCCCGGTGGTGAAGAACGCCCTCGTGAGCACGGCTGGTTCGCCGACCAAGCCGGCAACCAGCAGAGCGAGGGGGAGCGTCGTGACGTGGACGGACCAGAGAAGTCCCAGTGA
- the folE gene encoding GTP cyclohydrolase I FolE, producing MTWTDQRSPSDADRPVFDQDRAEKAIRELLLACGEDPERDGLKDTPARVARAYREMFAGLYTEPDAVLDRTFDESHEELVLVTDIPMFSQCEHHLVPFHGVAHVGYIPNAAGKVTGLSKLARLVDLYAKRPQVQERLTSQVADAIVRKLEPRGVIVVIEAEHLCMAMRGIRKPGARTTTSAVRGQLKNSASSRAEALDLIKARR from the coding sequence GTGACGTGGACGGACCAGAGAAGTCCCAGTGACGCCGACCGCCCGGTCTTCGACCAGGACCGGGCGGAGAAGGCGATCCGCGAGCTCCTCCTGGCCTGCGGCGAAGACCCGGAGCGGGACGGTCTGAAGGACACCCCCGCCCGGGTCGCCCGCGCGTACCGCGAAATGTTCGCGGGCCTGTACACGGAACCGGACGCGGTGCTGGACCGCACCTTCGACGAGTCGCACGAAGAGCTGGTGCTGGTCACGGACATCCCGATGTTCAGCCAGTGTGAACACCACCTGGTGCCGTTCCACGGGGTCGCGCACGTCGGGTACATCCCGAACGCCGCCGGAAAGGTCACCGGGCTTTCGAAGCTGGCCCGGCTCGTCGACCTCTACGCCAAGCGGCCGCAGGTCCAGGAACGCCTGACGTCCCAGGTCGCCGACGCGATCGTGCGCAAGCTCGAGCCGCGCGGCGTCATCGTGGTCATCGAGGCGGAGCACCTCTGCATGGCCATGCGCGGCATCCGCAAGCCCGGCGCCCGCACGACCACGTCGGCCGTGCGCGGGCAGCTGAAGAACTCGGCGTCGTCGCGGGCGGAGGCGCTCGACCTGATCAAGGCGCGCCGGTGA
- the folP gene encoding dihydropteroate synthase, with protein sequence MGVLNVTPDSFSDGGRYLGLDQALEHARAMWARGADLIDVGGESTRPGASRVDAETEMNRILPVIRTLAAEGIELSVDTTRAAVAAAALEAGAKVINDVSGGLADQDMARVAADSGAPWVLMHWRGHSKDMQALAKYDDVVADVRAELLSRVDEALAAGVAESAIVLDPGLGFAKNAEHDWALLRGLDSLLSLGFPVLVGASRKRFLGRLLSEKDGTPRPPDGREDATAAISALAAAAGAWGVRVHEVGASLDAVTVAAAWWKGSPDV encoded by the coding sequence ATGGGCGTGCTGAACGTGACGCCCGATTCCTTTTCGGACGGTGGCCGGTACCTCGGGCTCGACCAGGCGCTGGAGCACGCGCGCGCGATGTGGGCGCGTGGCGCGGACCTGATCGACGTCGGCGGCGAGTCGACGCGGCCGGGTGCGTCCCGGGTGGACGCCGAGACCGAGATGAACCGGATCCTGCCGGTCATCCGGACTCTGGCCGCCGAAGGCATCGAGCTGTCCGTCGACACGACCCGCGCGGCCGTCGCCGCGGCGGCGCTCGAGGCCGGCGCGAAGGTGATCAACGACGTCTCCGGCGGTTTGGCCGACCAGGACATGGCGCGCGTCGCCGCCGACAGCGGAGCGCCGTGGGTGCTGATGCACTGGCGTGGGCACAGCAAGGACATGCAGGCCCTCGCGAAGTACGACGACGTGGTGGCCGACGTCCGCGCCGAGCTGCTGTCCAGAGTGGACGAAGCGCTGGCGGCCGGTGTCGCCGAAAGCGCGATCGTGCTGGACCCCGGGCTGGGCTTCGCGAAGAACGCGGAGCACGACTGGGCGTTGCTGCGCGGGCTGGACTCGCTGCTCTCGCTGGGTTTCCCCGTGCTGGTCGGCGCTTCGCGCAAACGCTTCCTCGGCCGTCTGCTGTCCGAAAAGGACGGCACGCCGCGTCCGCCGGACGGCCGTGAGGACGCCACCGCGGCGATCTCCGCGCTGGCCGCGGCCGCGGGCGCGTGGGGAGTGCGGGTGCACGAGGTGGGGGCGTCGCTGGACGCGGTCACGGTGGCCGCTGCATGGTGGAAGGGTTCGCCGGATGTCTGA
- the folB gene encoding dihydroneopterin aldolase, which yields MSDRITLTGLRVFGRHGVFEHEKRDGQEFVVDITAWLDLGPAAASDDLTKTLHYGELAELAAGIVAGEPYDLIESVAGKIADEVMRDERLSAVEVTVHKPSAPIPLTFDDVAVTIRRAR from the coding sequence ATGTCTGATCGGATCACGCTGACCGGGCTGCGCGTGTTCGGGCGCCACGGCGTGTTCGAGCACGAGAAGCGCGACGGCCAGGAGTTCGTCGTCGACATCACGGCGTGGCTCGACCTCGGCCCGGCGGCGGCGTCGGACGACCTGACGAAGACCCTCCACTACGGCGAGCTGGCGGAGCTGGCGGCGGGGATCGTCGCGGGCGAGCCGTACGACCTGATCGAGAGCGTCGCGGGCAAGATCGCGGACGAGGTCATGCGCGATGAGCGGCTGAGCGCGGTGGAAGTGACGGTGCACAAGCCGTCGGCACCGATCCCGCTGACGTTCGACGACGTCGCGGTGACAATCCGGCGCGCCAGGTGA
- the folK gene encoding 2-amino-4-hydroxy-6-hydroxymethyldihydropteridine diphosphokinase yields MSRAVLSLGSNLGDRLGFLRLALDAVRPALVAVSSVYETKAWGVEDQPDFLNAVCVVDDPARDHWAWLRTGQAAEQAAGRVRELRWGPRTLDVDVVTVDGVRSDDPELLLPHPGTPDRASVLIPWAEIDPTAVLPGHGPIAELLAARPESEIATVRRRPDLNLA; encoded by the coding sequence GTGAGCCGGGCGGTCCTCTCGCTGGGATCGAACCTCGGCGACCGGCTCGGCTTTTTGCGGCTGGCACTGGACGCTGTGCGGCCGGCGCTGGTGGCCGTGTCGAGCGTGTACGAGACGAAGGCATGGGGAGTGGAGGACCAGCCGGACTTCCTGAACGCGGTGTGCGTAGTCGACGACCCGGCGCGCGACCACTGGGCCTGGTTGCGCACGGGCCAGGCGGCGGAGCAGGCGGCAGGCCGGGTACGAGAACTGCGCTGGGGCCCCCGGACCCTGGACGTCGACGTAGTGACGGTGGACGGCGTGCGGTCGGACGACCCGGAGCTGCTGCTACCGCACCCGGGAACACCGGACAGGGCCAGCGTGCTGATCCCCTGGGCAGAGATCGACCCGACGGCGGTACTCCCAGGCCACGGCCCGATCGCGGAACTGCTGGCAGCACGCCCGGAGTCGGAGATCGCAACGGTCCGCCGCCGCCCGGACCTCAATCTGGCCTGA
- a CDS encoding MerR family transcriptional regulator, which produces MGTTATFTIGELARRTGLPVKTIRFYSDEGLLPPTERTDAGYRLYDAAAMARLELVRTLRELGLGLADVSAALTKATTVGELATRHVEALDEQIRRLRLRRAVLRAVAKRGSELEEVKLMNRLASMSDEERKRLVDEFWDEIVSGLEVDEEFYRRMRAGKPELPDDPSPEQLEAWIEFAELIQDADFRALIRGMSEQQSAQIKSGEFKQPADAWRDNWNAWMARAQEALDAGQSPTSESGQTLAAEIAAASARPDQDPSSAEFRAELADRFAAGGDPRAERYWELLGIINGWPPFPTTRPAVDFMIAALRG; this is translated from the coding sequence GTGGGCACCACCGCGACCTTCACCATCGGCGAGCTGGCCCGGCGGACCGGCCTGCCGGTCAAGACGATCCGCTTCTATTCGGACGAAGGCCTGCTGCCGCCGACCGAGCGGACGGACGCCGGCTACCGCCTCTACGACGCGGCGGCGATGGCCCGGCTCGAGCTGGTCCGCACGCTGCGGGAGCTGGGGCTGGGCCTCGCGGACGTCTCGGCGGCATTGACGAAGGCGACGACCGTCGGCGAGCTGGCGACCCGGCACGTCGAGGCGCTGGACGAGCAGATCCGGCGGCTCCGGCTGCGCCGGGCGGTGCTGCGCGCGGTGGCCAAGCGTGGTTCCGAGCTGGAGGAAGTGAAACTGATGAACCGACTGGCGTCGATGTCGGACGAAGAGCGCAAGCGGCTGGTCGACGAGTTCTGGGACGAGATCGTCTCCGGCCTGGAGGTGGACGAGGAGTTCTACCGCCGGATGCGCGCGGGGAAGCCGGAGCTGCCGGACGACCCGTCGCCGGAGCAGCTGGAGGCCTGGATCGAGTTCGCGGAGCTGATCCAGGACGCGGACTTCCGCGCGCTGATCCGCGGAATGAGCGAGCAGCAGTCGGCCCAGATCAAGTCGGGCGAGTTCAAGCAGCCGGCGGACGCCTGGCGCGACAACTGGAACGCGTGGATGGCCCGCGCCCAGGAAGCGCTTGACGCGGGGCAAAGCCCGACGTCGGAGTCGGGGCAAACGCTTGCGGCGGAGATCGCGGCGGCTTCGGCTCGGCCGGACCAGGACCCGTCCTCGGCAGAGTTCCGCGCAGAGCTGGCGGACCGCTTCGCCGCGGGCGGCGACCCGCGCGCCGAGCGGTACTGGGAGCTGCTGGGGATCATCAACGGCTGGCCCCCGTTCCCGACGACCCGCCCGGCGGTGGACTTCATGATCGCGGCCCTGCGCGGCTGA
- a CDS encoding DUF3180 domain-containing protein produces MHFTRPRDLVVAGLLGLALGYLLFLVAYGDLPQLPLLAGVTFAVLAVIEVVLAFSIRSRIKNGRVVAAIGVARSVALAKASSLAGAFMAGAWLAALAYLFPRRDELVAAVLDTRAGIVGAASSAALVAAGLWLEHCCRTPRDQDREHTGGTTG; encoded by the coding sequence ATGCACTTCACCCGGCCCCGCGACCTGGTGGTGGCCGGGCTGCTCGGCCTGGCCCTCGGTTACTTGCTGTTCCTCGTGGCCTACGGCGACCTGCCGCAGCTGCCGTTGCTCGCCGGCGTCACCTTCGCCGTCCTCGCCGTGATCGAGGTCGTGCTCGCGTTCTCCATCCGGTCGCGGATCAAGAACGGCCGCGTCGTCGCCGCGATCGGGGTCGCCCGGTCGGTGGCGCTGGCGAAGGCTTCGTCACTCGCCGGAGCGTTCATGGCCGGCGCCTGGCTGGCCGCGCTCGCCTATCTTTTCCCGCGACGTGACGAACTCGTCGCCGCGGTGCTCGACACGCGCGCCGGGATCGTCGGTGCCGCGTCGTCGGCGGCCCTGGTAGCAGCGGGTTTGTGGCTTGAGCACTGCTGCCGGACCCCGCGGGACCAGGATCGGGAGCACACCGGCGGGACGACCGGTTAG
- a CDS encoding DUF6779 domain-containing protein: MTGVGDDSRGRLLGRPWLVVGFVLAIGATLALVLSDDLRYLRLGIVAALWAALIGAFLAVKYRKHAAQSEDAVAEAQAVYELELEREIAARREYELEMEAETRNAAESKGREELEALRAEVSALRESLQSLFGGEVLLERVALTAQATRMRKVTDENRLVTDGVPKKKPAQLMAGKKAVEPGDRPTELIDRVLDERRRKASNGKPANGKGLGKSKGFGGKPVPKTPATVSVPSTQQLARPKPLSERRPPVPPVDPALNAAQRELKAAELRAEAARRQAESQPMRLPKPDEVNQPERRPDAVAAEPTRRDVPRPEPKTEIRRPATPEPKTEIRRPEPPPARRAEMSRPDLPRVERPRPAEVSRPDIPRVERPRPAEVSRPDLPRVERPRPAEVSRPDIPRVEMSRPDIPRVEMSRPDLPRVERPRPGEVSRPDIPRVEMSRPDLPRVERPRPGEVSRPDIPRVEMSRPDLPRVERPRPGEVSRPDIPRVEMSRPDLPRVERPRPGEVSRPDIPRVEMSRPDLPRVGQPNGVRKGPEPPRGGPVPPVKPSEMSRSDIRPVKDLSAAFQKRDDFAERQRPNRPKPPEPKTPPTPRDASRTDLPVVPPTTPVPSKSPQSRTDLPPAVPPTTPVPAADGRPPSRLEQFSRADMSPILDEPPSRHGSHRAPVEAEQADAPLVNPTLPESVRNFQGRSGGRRRKPDDSQQLPAVPAPEPSGGGRRRRPDGEPPAWEGMVAERASMSRRNMTPVDPAEAEQNGNGTNGHARNGGRRSADTPGSGSHTAGRSVSELLAANGGTAATPRRRRRAED; this comes from the coding sequence ATGACCGGCGTGGGTGACGACTCGCGCGGCCGCCTCCTGGGCAGGCCGTGGCTTGTCGTCGGCTTTGTCCTCGCCATCGGAGCCACCCTCGCACTGGTGCTCAGCGATGACCTCCGCTATCTCCGGCTGGGGATCGTCGCTGCCCTCTGGGCTGCCCTGATCGGCGCTTTCCTCGCCGTGAAGTACCGCAAGCACGCGGCACAGAGCGAGGACGCGGTCGCCGAGGCGCAGGCCGTGTACGAGTTGGAGCTGGAACGCGAGATCGCGGCCCGGCGCGAGTACGAGCTGGAGATGGAGGCGGAGACCCGCAACGCGGCCGAATCCAAGGGCCGCGAGGAGCTGGAGGCGCTGCGCGCCGAAGTGTCCGCGCTGCGCGAAAGCCTCCAGTCGCTGTTCGGCGGCGAGGTGCTGCTCGAACGCGTCGCGCTCACCGCGCAGGCGACCCGGATGCGCAAGGTCACCGACGAGAACCGCCTGGTCACCGACGGCGTCCCGAAGAAGAAGCCCGCCCAGCTGATGGCCGGCAAGAAGGCGGTCGAGCCGGGCGACCGGCCGACGGAGCTGATCGACCGCGTGCTCGACGAGCGCCGCCGCAAGGCGTCGAACGGCAAGCCCGCCAACGGCAAGGGCCTCGGCAAGAGCAAGGGCTTCGGCGGCAAGCCCGTCCCGAAGACGCCGGCCACGGTCTCCGTGCCGAGCACCCAGCAGCTGGCGCGGCCGAAGCCGTTGAGCGAACGCCGCCCGCCGGTGCCGCCGGTCGACCCGGCGCTGAACGCCGCGCAGCGCGAGCTGAAGGCCGCCGAGCTGCGGGCCGAGGCGGCACGTCGCCAGGCGGAGTCGCAGCCGATGCGGCTGCCGAAGCCGGACGAGGTCAACCAGCCCGAGCGCCGTCCGGACGCGGTCGCCGCCGAGCCGACGCGCCGCGACGTCCCGCGGCCGGAGCCCAAGACCGAAATCCGCCGGCCGGCCACGCCGGAGCCGAAGACGGAGATCCGCCGTCCCGAGCCGCCGCCCGCGCGACGGGCCGAGATGTCTCGCCCGGATTTGCCGCGGGTGGAGCGGCCGAGGCCTGCGGAGGTTTCCCGTCCGGACATTCCGCGGGTGGAGCGGCCGCGGCCGGCCGAGGTTTCGCGACCGGATTTGCCGCGGGTGGAGCGGCCGCGTCCGGCCGAGGTCTCGCGTCCGGATATTCCGCGGGTCGAGATGTCGCGTCCGGACATTCCGCGGGTGGAAATGTCGCGGCCGGACCTGCCCCGCGTGGAGCGGCCGCGGCCTGGCGAGGTCTCGCGTCCGGACATTCCGCGGGTGGAAATGTCGCGGCCGGACCTGCCCCGCGTGGAGCGGCCGCGGCCTGGCGAGGTCTCGCGTCCGGACATTCCGCGGGTGGAAATGTCGCGGCCGGACCTGCCCCGCGTGGAGCGGCCGCGGCCTGGCGAGGTCTCGCGTCCGGACATTCCGCGGGTGGAAATGTCGCGGCCGGACCTGCCCCGCGTGGAACGGCCGCGGCCTGGCGAGGTCTCGCGTCCGGATATCCCGCGAGTCGAGATGTCGCGGCCGGACCTGCCTCGGGTCGGCCAGCCGAACGGCGTGCGCAAGGGGCCCGAGCCGCCGCGGGGCGGGCCGGTTCCTCCGGTGAAGCCGTCCGAAATGTCGCGTTCGGACATCCGGCCGGTCAAGGACCTCAGCGCGGCTTTCCAGAAACGCGACGACTTCGCCGAGCGGCAGCGCCCGAACCGGCCGAAGCCGCCCGAGCCGAAGACCCCGCCGACGCCGCGGGACGCCTCGCGCACCGACCTCCCGGTCGTCCCGCCGACGACGCCCGTGCCGAGCAAGAGCCCGCAGTCGCGCACCGACCTGCCCCCGGCCGTGCCGCCGACCACGCCGGTCCCGGCCGCCGATGGCCGCCCGCCGTCGCGGCTCGAGCAGTTCTCGCGGGCCGACATGTCGCCGATCCTCGACGAGCCGCCGTCCCGGCACGGTTCGCACCGCGCGCCTGTCGAGGCCGAGCAGGCCGACGCGCCCCTGGTGAACCCGACGCTTCCGGAGTCCGTGCGCAACTTCCAGGGCCGCTCGGGTGGCCGCCGCCGCAAGCCGGACGACTCGCAGCAGCTGCCCGCGGTCCCCGCGCCGGAGCCTTCGGGCGGTGGGCGGCGCCGTCGTCCGGACGGTGAACCGCCGGCGTGGGAGGGCATGGTCGCCGAGCGGGCGTCGATGTCGCGCCGCAACATGACACCGGTCGACCCGGCGGAAGCAGAGCAGAACGGCAACGGCACGAACGGCCACGCCCGCAACGGCGGCCGCCGTTCGGCGGACACCCCGGGCAGCGGCTCCCACACGGCGGGCCGCTCGGTGAGCGAACTGCTGGCCGCCAACGGCGGCACGGCGGCAACCCCGCGCCGACGCCGCCGCGCAGAGGACTGA